A genomic window from Fusarium verticillioides 7600 chromosome 5, whole genome shotgun sequence includes:
- a CDS encoding 5-oxoprolinase (ATP-hydrolysing) gives MTATSQRGIRIAIDRGGTFTDCVGESNGKEIIIKLLSEDPANYKDAPLEGIRRIMSHFLGRDIPRGEALDTSQIDSIRMGTTVATNALLERKGEKIAMVVTKGFKDCLTIGNQSRPKIFDLAIRKPDVLYEKVIEIDERVTLEDYAEDPERTQTEAEAQVGTKEAEGKTLVRGLSGETVRILKRAEQEDIRSKLKSVYDQGIRSIAVCLMHGYTFPDHEALIGRIAKDIGFQHISLSHELMPMIKLVSRATSVCADAYLTPAIRKYIDGFQTGFEGGLGTRSVKEEKGAKGARCEFMQSDGGLVDVEKFTGLKAILSGPAGGVVGYAITSYDEETKTPVIGFDMGGTSTDVSRYGEGRYEHVFETTTAGVTIQSPQLDINTVAAGGGSRLFFRNGLFVVGPESAGAHPGPACYRKGGPATVTDANLVLGRLLPEFFPKIFGENEDQGLDIEASRKVLQELADQVNRENNKNLTVDEVAYGFLTVANETMTRPIRSITEAKGHDSSKHRLATFGGAGGQHAVAIAESLGIQQILVHRYSSVLSAYGMALADVVDERQEPDSLVWKDDDKTVKELKKKMEKLKDQSRKSLQDQGFQEDEIVFEEYLNMRYRGTESALMIVRPTPEEAKKHFDGKEWDFGQAFVKQHRYEFGFTLDERDIIVDDVRVRGIGKSFRHQDDTVDKQLKELKQQTVSDKKKLDSQQVYFEGGRKETPVFKLEDLDTGDSIPGPAMLADGTQTIVVTPKATAVILKTHVVINLEKEGAKSESTKSSEDREVDPIMLSIFGHRFMAIAEQMGRALQKTSVSTNVKERLDFSCAIFDATGGLVANAPHLPVHLGSMSTCVRRQAEIWKGRLEKGDVIISNHPSYGGTHLPDVTLLMPAFDEKGENILFYAASRAHHADIGGISAGSMPPHSRELYQEGASIRSEKLVSGGKFDEKRVVELFYEEPAKYPGCSGTRCLADNINDLRAQVSANQKGISLIETLIAEYGEATVQFYMVHIQNNAEHCVRRLLKDVYKRFEGRDLSAVDFMDDGSPIRLKIRIDPEKGEAEFDFSGTGPEVYGNINAPQAITFSAIIYCLRCLISEDIPLNQGCLKPIHVNIPPKSILSPSPGAAVVGGNVLTSQRITDVIFKAFQACAASQGCCNNLTFGFGGNQDGTEAVKGFGYYETIAGGSGAGSDWEGTSGVHCHMTNTRITDSEIFERRYPVLLREFSIRSGSGGRGQHRGGDGVIRDIEFRIPLQVSILSERRVYRPYGLSGGGDGECGLNLWVRNVEKANWQTSLKQFHTKGDAGEVEYEERHINMGAKNTAAMKAGDRIIICTPGGGAWGAEGSESRAKKKIDHTEGWRKGSGNTRDETALQA, from the exons atgacagcaacatcacaGCGCGGTATTAGAATCGCTATTGACAGAGGTGGAACTTTCACCGACTGCGTAGGAGAGAGCAATGGAAAGGAGATTATCATCAAACTTCTATCCGAGGACCCGGCCAACTACAAGGATGCCCCGCTTGAGGGTATTCGGCGCATCATGAGCCACTTCCTCGGTAGAGATATTCCTCGAGGTGAAGCTTTGGACACTTCCCAGATTGATTCGATCCGGATGGGAACAACTGTCGCCACAAACGCCTTGCTTGAGAGAAAGGGAGAAAAAATTGCCATGGTCGTTACCAAAGGTTTCAAGGATTGCCTGACCATCGGAAATCAGTCGAGGCCCAAGATCTTTGACCTTGCAATTCGGAAGCCCGATGTGCTATATGAGAAAGTCATTGAGATTGACGAGCGGGTTACACTCGAAGATTACGCTGAAGACCCTGAAAGAACGCAAacagaggcagaagctcaagttggtaccaaagaagccgaagGCAAGACTCTCGTTAGAGGTTTGTCTGGTGAGACAGTCAGAATTCTCAAAAGAGCCGAACAAGAAGACATTCGATCAAAGCTCAAGAGTGTCTACGATCAAGGCATTCGCAGCATTGCTGTTTGTCTGATGCATGGCTACACCTTTCCTGACCATGAAGCTCTGATTGGGCGGATAGCTAAGGATATCGGCTTCCAGCATATATCACTAAGCCACGAGCTCATGCCCATGATAAAGCTGGTTTCGCGAGCTACATCTGTCTGTGCCGATGCCTACCTCACACCGGCTATCCGCAAGTACATTGATGGCTTCCAGACTGGGTTTGAAGGCGGTCTTGGAACCCGTAGTgtgaaagaggagaagggtgcCAAGGGAGCGAGATGCGAGTTCATGCAGAGTGATGGTGGCCTTGTCGATGTGGAAAAGTTTACAGGACTCAAGGCAATTCTATCCGGCCCTGCAGGAGGTGTCGTGGGATATGCCATCACTTCgtatgatgaagagacgaAGACACCGGTCATCGGCTTCGACATG GGTGGCACAAGTACCGATGTTTCGAGATATGGTGAAGGCCGTTACGAACATGTGTTCGAGACAACGACTGCTGGTGTTACAATTCAGTCGCCACAATTGGACATTAATACGGTCGCTGCCGGTGGCGGCTCTCGCCTCTTTTTCAGGAATGGCCTTTTCGTTGTTGGACCTGAGTCCGCAGGCGCTCACCCAGGTCCCGCGTGTTACCGTAAAGGAGGTCCAGCCACCGTGACAGATGCAAATTTGGTACTTGGCCGCCTACTACCTGAATTCTTTCCTAAGATTTttggagagaatgaggaCCAGGGGCTGGATATCGAGGCCAGCCGAAAGGTTCTTCAGGAGCTCGCAGATCAAGTGAACCGGGAGAATAACAAAAACCTAACGGTAGACGAAGTTGCATATGGCTTCTTGACCGTTGCTAATGAGACAATGACTCGCCCCATCCGGTCGATTACCGAAGCCAAGGGACACGATTCTTCAAAACATCGACTTGCAACGTTTGGTGGTGCCGGTGGTCAGCACGCTGTCGCCATTGCGGAGTCTTTGGGCATTCAACAAATTCTGGTTCATCGATATTCTTCAGTTCTTTCTGCATACGGCATGGCTTTAGCAGATGTCGTTGACGAACGACAGGAGCCTGATTCCTTGGTATGGAAGGACGATGACAAAACAGTTAAggaactgaagaagaaaatggagaagctcaaggaccAGTCACGAAAGTCCctgcaagatcaaggcttccaagaagatgaaattgtTTTTGAAGAATACCTCAACATGAGATACCGCGGCACTGAGTCAGCCCTCATGATTGTCAGACCGACCCccgaggaggccaagaagcattTTGATGGGAAAGAATGGGATTTTGGCCAAGCTTTTGTGAAGCAGCACCGGTATGAATTTGGTTTTACGCTTGACGAGCGAGacatcatcgttgatgatgtccgTGTTCGTGGTATCGGCAAGAGTTTCCGACACCAAGACGATACAGTTGACAAGCAACTCAAGGAACTAAAGCAGCAGACGGTttctgacaagaagaagcttgacagcCAACAGGTATACTTTGAGGGTGGTAGGAAGGAAACCCCTGTattcaagcttgaagatctAGATACCGGCGATTCGATCCCTGGACCAGCCATGCTTGCCGACGGCACTCAAACCATCGTTGTAACACCAAAGGCAACCGCGGTTATTCTCAAGACTCATGTAGTCATCAatctggagaaggagggaGCAAAGTCCGA GTCTACCAAGTCATCTGAGGATCGCGAAGTTGATCCCATCATGCTCAGTATTTTTGGTCATCGATTTATGGCAATTGCTGAGCAGATGGGACGTGCCTTACAAAAGACTAGTGTCAGCACAAATGTCAAGGAGAGACTTGACTTTTCGTGTGCCATTTTCGACGCCACAGGCGGCCTTGTAGCCAACGCTCCTCATCTGCCTGTCCATCTTGGTTCGATGTCTACTTGTGTACGACGCCAGGCTGAGATTTGGAAAGGAAGGCTGGAGAAGGGCGATGTCATAATCTCTAATCACCCTTCATATGGAGGAACTCATCTTCCGGATGTGACCTTGTTGATGCCAGCgtttgatgagaaaggaGAAAACATCCTCTTCTACGCTGCGTCTCGAGCTCACCATGCTGATATTGGTGGTATTAGCGCCGGAAGTATGCCACCTCACTCACGAGAGCTCTACCAAGAGGGCGCCTCTATCAGAagtgagaagcttgtgaGTGGTGGCAAGTTCGATGAGAAACGAGTTGTCGAGTTGTTCTACGAAGAACCCGCCAAGTATCCAGGCTGCAGCGGAACCCGTTGTCTGGCCGATAACATCAATGATTTGAGAGCTCAAGTCTCGGCTAATCAAAAGGGAATCTCACTCATTGAGACTCTGATCGCGGAGTATGGTGAGGCGACAGTGCAGTTCTATATGGTCCATATCCAGAACAATGCCGAGCACTGTGTGCGCCGGCTACTCAAAGATGTTTACAAGCGATTCGAAGGCAGGGATCTCTCGGCAGTAGACTTTATGGACGACGGTTCTCCCATTCGATTGAAAATTCGCATTGATCCAGAAAAGGGTGAAGCGGAGTTTGACTTCTCGGGTACTGGCCCCGAAGTCTACGGAAACATCAACGCCCCCCAGGCAATCACGTTCAGTGCTATTATTTACTGTTTGAGATGCCTGATTTCCGAAGACATACCACTTAACCAAGGATGCCTGAAGCCTATTCATGTCAACATCCCTCCCAAGTCCATTCTGTCGCCGTCCCCAGGGGCTGCAGTTGTGGGAGGCAATGTCCTTACCAGTCAACGCATCACAGATGTTATCTTCAAGGCATTCCAGGCTTGCGCTGCCAGTCAGGGATGCTGTAACAACTTGACTTTTGGATTTGGCGGCAACCAAGACGGCACCGAAGCTGTCAAGGGTTTCGGATACTACGAGACGATTGCTGGCGGAAGTGGTGCGGGTTCTGACTGGGAGGGAACCAGTGGTGTTCACTGCCATATGACAAACACTCGAATCACAGATTCAGAGATCTTTGAACGTCGTTATCCTGTACTTCTCCGTGAGTTTTCTATTCGGTCCGGTTCAGGAGGCCGAGGCCAACATCGTGGTGGTGACGGTGTCATCCGTGACATTGAGTTCCGGATCCCCCTTCAAGTGTCCATCCTCAGTGAACGCCGCGTCTATCGCCCGTATGGGCTAAGTGGTGGCGGCGATGGAGAGTGTGGTCTGAACCTATGGGTGCGCAACGTTGAAAAGGCCAACTGGCAGACTTCTCTGAAACAGTTTCACACAAAGGGAGATGCGGGGGAAGTTGAATACGAGGAGCGACATATCAACATGGGGGCTAAAAACACAGCTGCTATGAAGGCTGGAGATCGTATCATTATCTGCACACCTGGAGGAGGTGCATGGGGAGCTGAGGGGTCTGAAAGTAGGgctaagaagaagattgaccATACTGAGGGCTGGAGGAAGGGTAGTGGTAACACAAGGGATGAGACTGCACTCCAGGCTTAG
- a CDS encoding endonuclease III: protein MRSSRISRDASKLFDHTAEPISPPRRLTRSALAKFAFTSTEESKPTIADIEDSGGPARKRRRAVVTKTEFSKSARVVKPEVVDKALDDIPSPPAKARRVRKPARKAFDATTGVTKMDPPSDWEAVYDTVRKMRAPGGRAYGAAVDTMGCERLADRNASPKDQRFHTLVALMLSSQTKDTVNAVVMRKMQTELPPFEPGAPPGLNLNNILAIDPKLLNEFIWAVGFHNNKTKYIKQTAEILRDTWDGDIPNTIEGLVSLPGVGPKMAYLCMSVAWGKHLGIGVDVHVHRITNLWGWHKTKNPEETRTTLQSWLPQDRWHEINNLLVGLGQSVCLPVGRKCGECDLGLEGLCKAADRAKVSAGRQLKAEKVESEARSDTLVKMEVSQSIVIKEEGGA, encoded by the exons ATGCGCTCATCACGGATTTCAAGAGATGCTTCGAAACTATTCGATCATACGGCTGAGCCCATTTCACCTCCAAGACGATTGACAAGGTCTGCGCTAGCCAAATTCGCCTTTACCTCGACAGAAGAGTCCAAACCTACGATCGCCGATATCGAAGACAGTGGAGGTCCTGCTCGCAAACGAAGGCGTGCCGTAGTGACTAAGACCGAATTTTCGAAATCCGCCCGAGTTGTAAAGCCTGAAGTGGTCGACAAAgcccttgatgatatcccTTCACCCCCAGCAAAAGCGCGACGGGTTCGTAAGCCCGCTCGCAAAGCCTTCGATGCAACAACTGGCGTAACGAAGATGGACCCTCCCTCAGATTGGGAGGCTGTTTATGATACCGTGAGGAAGATGCGGGCACCAGGCGGGCGAGCTTACGGTGCAGCTGTTGACACTATGGGATGCGAACGCCTGGCGGATCGAAACGCATCACCAAAAGACCAGAGATTTCACACATTGGTGGCGCTCATGCTATCGAGTCAGACAAAGGACACGGTGAACGCCGTGGTTATGAGGAAGATGCAAACTGAACTGCCACCGTTTGAACCCGGGGCGCCCCCAGGACTAAACCTAAATAACATACTGGCAATCGACCCTAAGCTTCTGAACGAGTTCATCTGGGCGGTCGGCTTCCATAATAATAAGACAAA ATATATCAAGCAAACAGCCGAGATACTCCGCGATACATGGGATGGCGATATCCCCAACACCATTGAGGGCCTCGTATCGCTGCCGGGCGTCGGACCCAAGATGGCCTATCTCTGCATGTCCGTAGCATGGGGTAAACATCTGGggattggtgttgatgtgcACGTACATCGTATCACAAATCTTTGGGGTTGGCACAAAACGAAGAACCCGGAGGAGACACGAACAACACTTCAGTCATGGCTCCCTCAGGATCGATGGCATGAGATCAATAATCTTCTGGTGGGGTTGGGACAGTCGGTATGTCTTCCTGTCGGTCGCAAGTGCGGCGAATgtgatcttggccttgaaggaCTATGCAAAGCTGCCGATCGAGCAAAGGTGTCTGCTGGACGTCAGCTCAAAGCCGAAAAAGTTGAATCGGAGGCCCGGAGCGACACACTGGTCAAAATGGAGGTTTCACAGAGCATTGTAATCAAAGAAGAGGGTGGTGCATGA
- a CDS encoding S-(hydroxymethyl)glutathione dehydrogenase — MSTVGKTITCKAAVAWEAGKPLSIEDIEVAPPKANEVRIQVYYTGVCHTDAYTLSGKDPEGAFPIVLGHEGAGIVESVGEGVTNVKPGDHVVALYTPECKECKFCKSGKTNLCGKIRATQGKGLMPDGTSRFKCKGKDLLHFMGTSTFSQYTVVADISVVAIEHDAPMDRTCLLGCGITTGYGAATITANVQEGDNVAVFGAGCVGLSVVQGAAARKAGKIIVVDVNPSKKAWGDKFGATHFVNPTELGDQSIQDKLIEMTDGGCDYTFDCTGNVGVMRAALEACHKGWGESIVIGVAAAGQEISTRPFQLVTGRVWRGCAFGGVKGRSQLNDLVADYKKGDLKVDEFITHRKTLGEINNAFETMKQGDCIRAVVDMQKLEPKI; from the exons ATGTCTACCGTGGGCAAG ACCATCACCTGTAAGGCCGCCGTCGCCTGGGAGGCCGGTAAGCCTCTGTCCATCGAGGACATTGAAGTTGCTCCTCCCAAGGCCAACGAGGTCCGTATCCAGGTCTACTACACTGGTGTTTGCCACACAG ATGCCTACACTCTCTCCGGTAAGGACCCTGAGGGTGCTTTCCCCATTGTCCTCGGACACGAGGGCGCCGGTATCGTTGAGTCGGTTGGTGAGGGCGTCACCAACGTCAAGCCTGGTGACCACGTTGTTGCCCTTTA CACCCCCGAATGCAAGGAGTGCAAGTTCTGCAAGTCCGGAAAGACCAACCTCTGCGGCAAGATCCGAGCCACTCAGGGTAAGGGTCTGATGCCCGATGGTACCTCTCGATTCAAGTGCAAGGGCAAGGATCTGCTTCATTTCATGGGCACCTCCACCTTCTCTCAGTACACCGTCGTCGCCGACATCTCCGTAGTCGCCATCGAGCACGATGCTCCTATGGACCGAACCTGTCTGCTTGGCTGCGGTATCACCACTGGATATGGTGCTGCTACCATTACAGCCAACGTTCAGGAGGGTGACAACGTGGCCGTCTTCGGTGCCGGATGTGTCGGTCTTTCAGTCGTTCAGGGTGCCGCGGCCCGTaaggctggcaagatcattgttgttgatgtcaaccCCTCCAAGAAGGCCTGGGGTGACAAGTTCGGTGCTACTCACTTCGTGAACCCCACCGAGCTCGGTGACCAATCCATCCAAGATAAGCTCATTGAGATGACTGATGGTGGTTGTGACTACACCTTCGACTGCACTGGCAACGTTGGTGTCATGCGTGCTGCCCTCGAGGCTTGCCACAAGGGTTGGGGTGAGAGCATTGTCATCGGTGTTGCTGCCGCTGGTCAGGAAATCTCTACTCGAC CTTTCCAACTTGTTACCGGCCGAGTTTGGCGAGGATGTGCATTCGGTGGTGTCAAGGGCCGCTCTCAGCTGAAcgaccttgttgctgacTACAAGAAGGGTGATCTCAAGGTCGACGAGTTCATCACCCACCGCAAGACTCTCGGCGAGATCAACAACGCCTTCGAGACGATGAAGCAAGGCGACTGCATCCGTGCCGTCGTCGATATGCAAAAGCTTGAGCCTAAGATTTAA